CACCGACACCCCGCTTGCCGAGGTCGTGGGCACCGGTCCGTTCATGTACGACAGCTACGTCGCCGGCCAGAAGGTCGGCCTCGTGCGCAACCCCAACTACTGGAAGGTCGACTCCGCCGGCACCAGCCTCCCGTACGCCGAGCGCCTCGACTACCTCGTGGTGCGCGGCAACGAGGCGCAGGCGGCCCAGTTCCTCGCCGGCAACCTGGCCGTGCTCAACATCTCCGGCGCGCAGTTCCCCGACTTCAAGGACCGCGAGGTGGCCGGCGCCGACTTCCGCGTCGTGACCAGCCCGGCCCTCTTCGGCTCCCCGCCGCACGTGGCCTTCAACTTCGACGACCCCGCCTTCTCCGAGGTGTTCGGCGACGTGGCCTTCCGCCGCGCCATGGAGCGCGCCGTCGACCGCGAACGCGTCATCGACGACGTGTACAACGGCCTCGCCGAGATCCCCGGCACCCCCACCGCGCCCGCCGACGGCACCTTCTACGAGGACACCAAGCCCCTGATGCTGCCGTTCGACCTCGCCGCCGCCGCCGCCGCCCTCGACGAGCTCGGCATCAAGGACACAGACGGCAACGGCGTCCGCAACGTGCCCTCCGGCAGGGACCTCGAGTTCTCGCTGACCTACAACGCCGACTCGAGCACCTTCACCGACATCGCCACCATCCTCCAGAACGACTTCGGCAAGATCGGCGTGAAGGCCAACCTCGTGGGCGTGCAGGGCTCGGCGCTCCTCTCCACCGGCCTCGCGGGCGACTACCAGGCCATCATCATCGCGCTGGGCAACCAGCCCGACCCCGAGCTGCGCAAGCCCATCTGGCAGCCCGGCGGCTCGCTCTACTACTGGCACCGCTCCACGCAGCCGGCCACGCCGGGCGGCGAGCCGAACTTCGCCGCCATGGCCGACTGGGAGAAGCGCATCTACGACATCTTCGACCAGGGCACCACCCTCGTCGACCGGACCGCGCGCGTGGCGCTCTACAAGGAGTGGCAGCGCCTCAACGCCGAGAACGTGCCGGTCATCATGATCGCCAAGCCCGCCAACATCGCGGCGGTGCACGAGAACGTGGGCAACTTCGTCTACAACCTGGGCGTCATCCCCGGCTACAACCCCGTCCCGCACTACTACGTCAAGTAGCGGCGGCGCCTAGCTGAAGACCCCCGGGCCGACACGCGCGCGTGCCGGCCCGGGCTATCTAGACCCGAGAGGCCCGGATGTTCTCCTACCTGGTCAGGCGCGTGGCCATCATGCTCCCCACCCTCGTGCTCGTGTCGGTGGTGTGCTTCGTCGTCATCCAGGCGGCGCCCGGCTCGTTCACGGACCGCTACCTCGAGGACCCGCGCATGGGTCCCGAGGCGGTGGCGCGCATCAACGCCCAGCTGGGGCTCGACCGGCCCCTATACGAGCAGTACCTGAGGTGGGTGGGCGGCATCGTCACTCGCCTCGATTTCGGTTACAGCTTCTTCGCGAACCGCCCCGTATCTACCGTGATCGGCGAACGGCTCTTCTGGACCATCGTGGTGGCCGGCGTCACCATGTTCTTCTCCTGGCTGGTGGCCGTGCCGCTCGGCATCGTGACCGCCCTCAGGCGCAACGGCTTCACCGACGCCGTGGCCAGCTTCATCGGCTACGTGGGCCTGGCCGTGCCCGACTTCCTCATCGCGCTCCTGCTCATCGCCCTGGTGCTGCAGGCCGG
This DNA window, taken from Trueperaceae bacterium, encodes the following:
- a CDS encoding ABC transporter substrate-binding protein, with the protein product MPRNRLTTLVTALVLAAWGTALAQPKVVDYPNLGMTPATVGGTLTFPLADSPPTFLYYAQIDNNTQTLTGVVFDSLVEFNLETYAIEPALAASWDVSADGTVYTFHLRQGVTWHDGTPFTAADVVFTYTQIITNPEARAGDAAQFMFTVDGEQRPVTFEAPDDATVVMTLPAPSAAFLLQQRFPIFPKHKLLPFTVEGGAQQADINNAWPTDTPLAEVVGTGPFMYDSYVAGQKVGLVRNPNYWKVDSAGTSLPYAERLDYLVVRGNEAQAAQFLAGNLAVLNISGAQFPDFKDREVAGADFRVVTSPALFGSPPHVAFNFDDPAFSEVFGDVAFRRAMERAVDRERVIDDVYNGLAEIPGTPTAPADGTFYEDTKPLMLPFDLAAAAAALDELGIKDTDGNGVRNVPSGRDLEFSLTYNADSSTFTDIATILQNDFGKIGVKANLVGVQGSALLSTGLAGDYQAIIIALGNQPDPELRKPIWQPGGSLYYWHRSTQPATPGGEPNFAAMADWEKRIYDIFDQGTTLVDRTARVALYKEWQRLNAENVPVIMIAKPANIAAVHENVGNFVYNLGVIPGYNPVPHYYVK